A window of Streptomyces profundus genomic DNA:
TTGTATCCGTCGCCGAGGTTTGCGAACCTCTTCATGGCGATCGGGACGGCCAAGCCCTTGGCCCCCTTGAGAGCCCGAATCCTTCCCTCCCATCCTGCGGGATCGCATGAGGGGCTTCACTCTGAGCGACGTCCAACCGACGGCTCGTTCCCTGTGAGGGGATTCGTGAAAGCGTTCACATTCACAAGCAATGTAACTGCAACGTGCAGGAGATGGAGCAGACATGGACTGGCGTCACAGCGCCGTTTGCCGCGAGGAAGACCCCGAGCTGTTCTTCCCCATCGGCAACACCGGTCCCGCGCTGCTGCAGATCGAGGAAGCCAAGGCCGTCTGCCGCCGCTGCCCCGTGATGGAGCAGTGCCTGCAGTGGGCTCTGGAGTCCGGCCAGGACTCCGGCGTCTGGGGCGGCATGAGCGAGGACGAGCGCCGCGCCATGAAGCGCCGCGCCGCCCGCAACCGAGCGCGCAAGGCCACCGCCTG
This region includes:
- a CDS encoding WhiB family transcriptional regulator → MDWRHSAVCREEDPELFFPIGNTGPALLQIEEAKAVCRRCPVMEQCLQWALESGQDSGVWGGMSEDERRAMKRRAARNRARKATA